GGGGGAATGTCCGCCGCCGGCGAAGTCATCGCCGAAACAACCTGAAATTCCACGATCGTGTCGGTGTCGCTGGTCTTGGGCGAATCTAGCGAAACGGTGAACACACCGTTTTGGCCGCCCTCCACTGCGAATGCGGTTCCATTGATCGCGACGTCGGAAATGTCTTCATCAAAGATCGTGACCGTTTCCGGCCCGGTGGATACCGTGATGTCAGGATCGAATTCGCTGTCGGCGTGACCGGGCAGCAATACCAAGTTAATGTCTTCATCGTCTTCAATGATGTCGTCATTGACGACCACCACGTTCAAGTCGACTGCCGTTTCTCCTTGCGGGATCGTGATCGTCCCCATGCCGGTGGTCGAATTGAATGTGTACGAACCATTGCTACTGACCGACAGCGTGTAGTCCAACCCATAGGTGGCATCGATGCTGTTGTCGGCGGTTTGGAAGTTCGTGATTTGGAACTTCACCGTGGTATCGGTGCTGCTTTCTTCACTAAGCGTGAACGTGAACGCACCATCCTCGGGTGTATTCGGTGGTGTCGGCAGCGGGTTCTCGAACCCGTTGTCGGTGCTAATTGTCAGCGTTGCGGTGTCGTCGTCTTCGATATCCAGCGTGGCAGTGTCATTGCCGCCATCGACGTCGATATTCGGATCGGCCTGGGTCGTCATTGCCGAAAGCGTGAATTCAACATCTTCCGAACCGTAGGAAACCGACGTTCCGCCTTCGACGATCGAATCATCAATCGGATCGATATTAAACGTCGTCATCTCCTGACCGGCCGGAATGAGAACACCCTCCAAGTGATTTTGGATGGAAATGTTCAGGGTGTATTCATCACCGATCGCGAGATTCTGGGTGCTACTCGGATTTCCCGCATTGTTGTTGTGGCTACCTGTGTTCGTGGCACCCTTGGTCGATCGAGAGACTTCGATGATGTAGCGCCCGGCCGGCTGACTGGATGTCATCACGTAAGCGTCACGCACTCCACTGCCTTGGCTTCCGCCGGCGCCAGTCGAGTTGCTGGTGTTGTTATTCGCTGCGACGACACTGCCGTTGGGACGCAAGATTCGCAAGTGCGAATTAAATCCGTCAGTCAAGTCAATATCGGCTGTGATCCTGCCGGGCTGGTACAGCACGATCTCGTAGTAGTGCTTCGCGGCGACGGTAGTTTCAGCGCGAACCGTGTTGTGGGCCCGACTGGTGGCGAACGAAATGTCGTCATCTTCCCGAAGCGACCAGAACCCGTCGACACGCTGTGCGGATCCGAGCGAACTGGCTTCGGTGCTAGTGATGCTGGTTTGGTAGTCGGTTCCGACCACAGCCTCACCGGCAATATCCACCGCAACGATGGTGTCGGTGCTGCTGGTCGTCATACCTGTTGACGTGGTGTCCGTCTTGTTCAGCGTGACCTTGAATTCGCCGGAGACCGGATCAAGGCTGGCGGGAGGTCCGTTTTCATCCGCATCGCTGATTTTTTCGATGCTGACCAAACCTTGGTCGTCATCCAGAATCGTCACGGTCGCCTGGTCGGGCGTTCCGATATCCGGAAGCGGACCGGCCGTCACGCTGCGACTGTCGATTTCCAGCGTCGCGTCTTCGGTACCAAAGTTATCAACAATGCCGCCCTCGATGATCATGTCCTCGATCGCGGTCAGCTTGATCGGGACCTGAGTCTCTCCTGCAGGAACGACAACGCTGACGCTCGGACCACCAGACAAGCCCAAATTGCTCGTCTCGATATTGTCGAAGCCGAGGAATACCCCTGGATCGTGGGCCACGTCGAAGAACGTGATCCCTTCCCAATCAGGCCCCGAGAAGCTTGCGGTCGATCCGCCCGTCACGGCCATAACGGCGCCGGTCGACGAGGTCACCGTGCCTGATTCACCCGGGAAAAGGAAATCGATACTATCTAGATCGAAAGGCAATCCACCCCGATCAAAACGAACAACCGAATCGCCGAACGTAACGTTGTCGATATTGAAGTAGTTTCCGGACGGACCACCTGTAAAAATATCGTAATGGCCGGTGACCACCGAGGCCGTCAAGGGCCCATCTGTCAAAGGTGTCGTTGCAAGAGCGACAGGTGCCGCATCATCAAACGTTGCCGCGGGAGCAGCGCCCGGCAAAGACAAAGTGTAATCAACACCGTTGATCGCATCGCCGACGGTCGTATCCAGTACCACGGTCAACGGATCATTGATTGCAAAGTCCAACTTGACCGCGAACATGCCCATCGTGCCGGCGGCTTGCACACCACTGGCGCCAAGGAACGCAAAGTCGCCGCCATCACCAGCATTGTCAGCGTCGCTGGTGTTGACGCTGACTTCGACGTAAGCCAATTCGCGACTGGGGTCGGGGTTGACGAAGGTCGAACCGAACACGGCCACACTGCCACCGCCGGTCGCTGTATTACCGGCGTCACGAGTCGGCACGCCATCGATCATCGTGTACAGATCGGCGGTATCGGCGATCGGCATGTTCCACTGTGTAAACACATTGGTCTGCTGGGCACTGGCCGGACCGGCATCGTTATAGAAGAACCGAACGCTCACTTGCGCCGTTCCGTCGACTGCGGCACCGTACAGGTGAATCTCGCTGTAATCACCCGGTACGACAGGAATATTGAAGACATCCGGCGTTGTACCGGCAGGAGTGACCCGCGCGTTGGGGCCGTTGTCCGCGTTGTTGTAAGTCAGCATCGCGGCCGGTCCGAAGGCATTCCCGGGAATCATGCCGCCATCGGGCAAACCGCCGGCAACCTGACTGTCGGTCGCGTAAACCTCGTTCGGAGCCGGACCAAACGGGTCCTGCGATCCGTCGCCTGTATTGGCGACAATGTCCGAATTGAAAATGGGGTTCCCGCTGATCGCATCGTCGGCGATCTCGAACTGGAACGTTTCGGCGGCTTCGTTGTCGATCGCCATCAATGTGACTTCGGCGCCGACTTCGTTATCTTCGATGGTGACCGTTTGCGGTGCCGAGACGTCCATCGCGCCCGACGAAACACTGACGATCTTGACCGTGAAGGTTTCATCGCCTTCCCAGATCAGGTCGCCCAGCATGTTGATGTCAAGCTTGATTTCGGTATCACCCTGCGGGATCGTCACCGTGCCGGTAAAGGTGGGTACGCCGCCGTCAGTTCCGTTCGCCGCAGGTTCCCCTTCCACCTGATAGTCGTCGCCGTAGGTCGCGGTGTCACCGGCCATGCCGACCTGATAGGTGATGACCGTGGGCGAATCCGCGTCGTTGTCGACGGTGAAGGTCACTTCCGCATTGACGAGCGTCGTGCTGGGCAGGATGTCTTCCTGCGGCGACGAATCGTTGATCGTAAAGTCGACCTCCTCGGTCAAGGTGTCGACCGCCGACGGTGTGTCGGTCGACTGTCCCACGACCGGGGCCATCGTATTGCCCGCCACGTCTTGGGCACCGCTAATGTCAAAGGTCACATCGGCGACTTCTTCGTCGGCATCGTTCAGCGGGATCGTGACCGTATAGACGGTGTTGCCCGCACTCCAAACACCCGCGGGAAGCGAAGCGGGAAACGTTGTGCCGTCGACATTGCTACTGACGGTCACAGGAACTCCCACATCCATCGCTTCGTCGAACGTGATGACAAGATCGACCGTTCCGGGAGGTCCCATCACGTCATCGTCATCGATGAACGTATCACTCAGCGTCAGTCCAATCACCGAAGGTGCGTCGACGTCGATGTCGAAGGGTAGAGCGGGCGCGGAAACGGGACTGACATTTCCGTTGACGTCGGTCGCAACCGCCGTGGCCGTGTAGGAACCAGTGCCAAGTGGCGTGGTCGTGACGGAGTAGTCACCCAGCAAGTTCGCTGTGGCCGTCCCAACAAACACGGGTCCGATGCCATCATCAACCGTGACCTCAACGCTCGCGCCCGGCTCAGCCGTTCCCTCAATCGTGATGGTGCTGTCGCTAGTCAAGCCATCGGGGGCACCCGTGTCATCCGAAAACGAATCGACGGTCGGCGCCAACGGTGCGACGGTGTCGATGACGGTACCCGTGCTGACGCCGGTCGCCGTTACCGGGTCAACAGCGTTGCCCGCTTCGTCGGACACTCCCGACACGTCAACCGTGACGTCGGGATCGATGTCGTCTCCATCGGTAACGTCGTAGACAGCGCTGTACGTCAAACCGTCGACCGACCAACTGCCCGAATTGAACGACAAAGCACTATTGGCATCGGGGCCAATCAAAGCGATCGTCGGCGCCGGGGCCGTGGTGTCCATCGCCTCGCTGAAGGTCAAATCCAGCGTGACCTGCATCGCCCCTGTTGTGGCGGTGTCTTCGTTGATGGTCGCTGTGTCGAAAGTTGCCGAAACCAACGAGGGGTCGGAGTCGTCAAACTCGATCGCAACCGTGGCATTGGTTCCCGAGACCAGCGCTGAGTCGGCTTCGACGTCAAACGACCCATCCGCCGGAAATGGCACAGACATCATGATCGTGGTTGTACCCGGCCCAACAGGGAGAACGCCGGAAGATCCAATGATTGATCCCGCCGTTCCCGTGATTGCCCCCGTGCTGTCCAGAAGGACGATCGAATTACTGGGGTTGAAATTGTTGTAGCTGACATCAAACGAGGGCGCGCTGACCTCCGTCTTCTGGTCACCTGCAATGCCAGAGTCGGAACCGGGGTTCAAGTCAATGCCTAGCACGTTGGCCGCCAGCAACTGACGCGATTCCAATGCTTCGGCATGCAATTGCCCTGCCTGTGAATTGGCAAATCGTGGCTTTGCAGCGGACTTGCTCTTTTTCTTCTTTGCAGCACCATCCTTGCGGCGAATCATGAAGGGGAAGCCCATCATCATGTACGGCGCCAGCGGAGCCTTGCGGCGGGTGATTTCAAACGGCATCTGCGAGGCAACGGCGTTCCAAATCGCCAACAGGCCCAAGCCGACGCGATAAATCCAGCTACCCCGAAACGCATCGCGGTACCGCTCGATCCGCGCGGCACGTTTTTCGGCCCAACGCTGGCGGTGAGCCTCCCGCTTTGCTTCCCACCGACTGGCCTGTGAATGAATGCGGTCTTGATTCGGGGTGGCTGCCGATTGGCGACGCGAGGCGTTTCGAAACATGGATCGATGGATCATGGGGACAGATTCCGAGAACAAAGGGTGTTCCGCCAACGGATTAAGGCTGCTTCTTTGCCCAAACCATCAAGCGGGAATTCGGCGGGTCATCAAGCTCGGCGACGGGTCGCGAGCATCACAGGTGTCAACTTTGCAAACACTTCATCACCGGAGGGGCTCCTGAGGGATTAACCCAAAGGCACCGCAGGGGGGTTCCCCGGAGCTACGCGTTATAGTCAGCCCAACCCCCCCTAGCAATCATTTTTGAATGCGAAGATTTCCCGAATGTCACGATGACGACAGCCGGATAGCGAAAAAACACCGTAAATCTGGGCTATTTCACGGCATCCCCATGGTTTTCTTCACCGAAATTTTTTTCGCAAAACTCAACCACCAGAGGGGACAACACGGTCTCAAATGTGGAATTGTTCGCTTTTCGAGACAACCGAACGTCGAGCGTCTTTCAAGCCCAGGAAATCTCCCGCTGCGATGTAGCCAAAACGTGAAATAGCCCGCAAAACACGTCATTCTGACACCATCGCCGGACTTGGCCGACGCCGCGGTACCCCCGCATCCCGGCATCGCGAATCCGACAGCGATCGACAGCCCAACGCGGGTGAGCAGACACGCGACCCGAAAAGGCCGCATGATCCGACCGGATGGTCGTTCCGAAGCACTCACGAAAACGCCATTCGGGTGCCCTGATCGTCGGCACAATTGGGATGCGAAAGCCGCAAGCGTTCCGAACGCAAGCCACACCCCCCACCTTGAGGCTTTCGACAAAATGGAATGACAGCGGGCAAGCCCTTGGCGGTGACTTGGTCACTCATCCACAGCATGATTTCCGCAGAGGAACGCGACAAAACGGAAACGCAATTATCTTCAGAGGGACCCCCAAAGACTCTTCCACACCCGCCTGCGGGGAGGATTTTCAGTGGCAGGTTTCTCGCCGTTGCACCGGAGACTATCGTCGCGTACGAACCGATGAACCGGAGTCCACCCTCGCCGGCAGATGCTCCCTTCCGACCGCGACTGTGGAGCTCGCAATTGGATGCTGAGGCGGCAACAGAATGCCCGCCCGGCCAGCCCGCGACACATTGCCCGCAGAAGCGGCTTGGCCGCCAAACCGTCCGTTTCGGGTCCGCGCAATCCTGTGGTTCGATGCGCAATGGCAAACGTCAAAGTACCATCGCGTGCGAGTCACGCAGCGGTTGAAAGCGGCCTAGGGAAGCAGCGACTTGCGGCGAACCAATTCTTGTTGAAGCGCTTTGGCACTTCGATCACTGGGCCGCAACTGCAGTGCGATTCGTACCTCGCGAGTCGCCTGATCCAACCGATCTTCGGCCAGCAGCAACGTTGCCATACGCACACGCCACTGAACCTGCTCGGGGTCCTCGTTCAAAGCCATTCGCATTGCATCAATGGCCTCGTCGTTGCGGCCCAGAATCTCCAGTGCGCTGGAACGAAGGGCCTCGGTTTCGCCACGGTCGAGATCCCGGGCATGTGCTTCGGGGCGTTTGACAGCCAACAAAGCCGCTTCGGCGAACACCGCGGATTCCCATTGGTCCGATACGGTGGGTGCAACTTGCGCGACCCTTAACAACACCACAGGGTCAGTTGGCAAGACTTGGTTCACCAGCTCCGATGCATCGAGTTGTCCGTCCAAACGCTGCAAGATTTCTTGCAGATGCTCGGTGGAATACGTCAACGAATCGCGATAATGAACCAATGCCGCGGTGACGCCCTTTTCCGATTGCATCGCCCTGCCGGCCAAGACGGCCAAGTCGGGTTGCCCAGGATGCAGCCGGCGGGCGCGAACCAGATACTGCAAGTGGCGATCCGCATCATCAGCATCGCCATACTGGGCCAACCAAGCTGATGGCTGCCACGTCAACGGACAAAGCCGCTGAATGATTCGGCTTTGTGACAGAATCTCTTCCGTCCATTTTTTCGGCATCGTCGCATCCGAACGCATCGCTGAAGCCGCCTGGATGGTGCGAACGTATTCGATTCGCAATTCGACATCCTCTGGGACGGCGTCAACCGCTGCGCCCATTTGGGCAACGGCCGATGCCTGGTCCGCCCGCCGCATCTGATCGGATGCGGAAATCTTGGCAAGTTCTGCTACCGCGTAACGACGATTCACCCGTACTGTCCAGAGGGCAAAGATCACCAGCCAAACCGCCAATGCGTAGCGAATCACGGTATCGCGTCTGGATAAAAGGGAATCACTCACATCAGCATCGGCGTCAACGGCTGCGGACCGAATCGCCCCCTGCGACGACCGGCTCTCGCGTTCCGAAGATTGATGCGAAGACGCCCCGTCACCACCATCCTGGATCATTTGGTATCGGCGGCGTGAACGCGATCGACGCGATGGCTTCCGGACCACGACCGGTTGGCAACACATCAGGGCGGCCACACAAACCGCCAGCAATCCCGTCGCGGGTACTCGCAATCCGAAATCCACCACACTGTGGATCAACACCGCGATCACGCCGATGGCCGCCCCAGCCGCCAATCCGCTTCGACGCGCGGCACGCAACACGGCCCATAACAACCCTCCGGTCGCAAGCAACAATCCCGCCAGT
The Crateriforma spongiae DNA segment above includes these coding regions:
- a CDS encoding O-antigen ligase family protein produces the protein MSDESKEAWRITDRCEMVTDVALCAAIVLSPWAFGSTEGVSLFILMSLAAVALMSFAVRLVFGTRPVWRASTAGWCVVLGLLVLASVAGIHQVNLPRGFVHSMAPGVQRWSLPTESNTGVRNAGADSAVDGSSTADALTGGQAGLEGWFFGNKLGLNAGGSYRFGLQVLMAGCLFAIVSAGRQPALRLRRLALVGLGMGTCLAVFGIAQHFGSHDGLVYWAFEVPGGLGFGPFVNRNHFPFYMNLCLGLGAGLLIDKLDGLGKHWLRALFGEASFSWLIAALAFMFASLVICVSRGGVMSAIIAVMLVMLVRLRPANAVRTTVIVLAIGIPVSLLFVWVGFDLAESRLNMLVETDRYTQDGRWHLWRAALQSVDEFPWFGSGGETYRYWETIYSHADPRWHSGTMQSLRADNEFLDVLCEYGLVGLAGLLLATGGLLWAVLRAARRSGLAAGAAIGVIAVLIHSVVDFGLRVPATGLLAVCVAALMCCQPVVVRKPSRRSRSRRRYQMIQDGGDGASSHQSSERESRSSQGAIRSAAVDADADVSDSLLSRRDTVIRYALAVWLVIFALWTVRVNRRYAVAELAKISASDQMRRADQASAVAQMGAAVDAVPEDVELRIEYVRTIQAASAMRSDATMPKKWTEEILSQSRIIQRLCPLTWQPSAWLAQYGDADDADRHLQYLVRARRLHPGQPDLAVLAGRAMQSEKGVTAALVHYRDSLTYSTEHLQEILQRLDGQLDASELVNQVLPTDPVVLLRVAQVAPTVSDQWESAVFAEAALLAVKRPEAHARDLDRGETEALRSSALEILGRNDEAIDAMRMALNEDPEQVQWRVRMATLLLAEDRLDQATREVRIALQLRPSDRSAKALQQELVRRKSLLP